GAGCCGCTCACCTCCAGGATCTCGGAATAGGTGAGAAGGGTGATGTTTTTGTGGGACTCCACCTCCGCCATTCTGGGGGTGAGGATGCAAGAAGCACAGTCTAGGGAGGGGAAGACCTTGGAGAACTTGGCCATCCTCCCACCGATGGTGGGAGACTTTTCCACCAGGTACACGCGGTGGCCCCCATAGGCCAGCTCGAGGGAGGCGATGATCCCCGCCACTCCTCCCCCCACCACCACCACGTTCTTGTTCACCTTCTCCACGATGGGGGAGAGCTCCGAGAGGTACCTGGCCCTAGCGATTCCTCCCCTCACGAGGTCGATGACCTTCTGGGTGGCCTCCTTGGGATTGTCCTTGTGAACCCAAGAGCACTGCTCCCTGGCGTTCACCCTCTCCAGGAGATAGGGATTGAGACCAGCCTCCTGCAGCACTTCCATGAAGTGGGGTTGATGCATGTTGAGGGTGCAGGCTACGATGACCACCCTGTCAAGGTTCTTCTCCTTTATCACTTCCTTTATCCTCTTCCCGGCAGGCGAAGAACACCAGTGCTCATCCACTTCTACCGCCACTACTCCATCGATCTTCTCCACGGCCTTCTTCACTTCCTCCAAGTCCACGAAGTCGGAGATGTTTCCCCCGCATTTGCAAAGAAAAACGCCTATCCTACGAGCACTTGCCGGCATAACGAATAAGATACCTGAAGAGCTATTTAAAAATTATGGTAAAGGAGAGAAGAAAGAGGTTTTCATGAAAAGGATTGTCCTGGCTTCTGGAAAAGGGGGTGTTGGCCGCACCACCATCACCGCCAACTTGGGTTTGGCTCTGGCAAAAAAAGGAAGGTCCACCCTCCTCGTGGATGCCTGTCTCTCCTCCCCAAACCTCGGCCTGCTCTTCAAGTTGGAGAGGGCACCCTACACCCTCAACGATGTCCTGAGGGGAGAGATCCCTCCCTCCGACGCCATATATGAGGGTCCGCACGGACTGAAGATCGTCCCCTCGAGCCCTTCGGGGGATCTTAGGGGCGTGGACTGGAACAGGCTCCCCCCCACCCTGGACTCCCTCGGGGAAAGGGTGGAGTTCATGCTCATCGATACTCCCGGAGGCCTGAGGAAGGAAACGGTGGCCACCCTCAGAACGGGACAGGAAATCCTGCTGCTCACCCTCCCCGAAATAACTTCCCTCTCCGACACCCTGAGGACCAAGGTCCTGCTCGAGTTCCTGGGCCTTCGCCCCCAGGGAATTTTGCTCAACAGGGTAAGGGGAAAAGACTATGAATTTCCTGCCGGGGAAATAAAACGCCTGCTGGATCTTCCCATCCTAGGGGAGATACCCGAGGATCTAAACGTGAGAAGGGCCTGGAGGAAGGGGGAACCTTTTCTGGAACTCTATCCGCGCTCTCCTGCTTCCAAATCCCTAACCGAGCTGGCGGAGAAACTGAGCAGAAGGCTCAGCTAGCCTCCTCAAAGTGTTCTAGAAGGGCCTTCCTGTACCTGGAAAGGAGCAATTCCCTACTCCGCTCCAACCTCTTGACCCTTCCCTCCAACCTCCCCACGAAGTAGAGAGTCGCCAGAAGGGGAGCAGCGGCGGCGAGCGCGAGGAGGGGAAGGGCCTCCGGAAGCTCTTGGAGGAGGGAGGGCTCGTAGGCATATACCAACAAGAAGAAGAAAGATACCCCTACAAACCAAGAGAAGAGGCTAAACCTCCAGAGTCTCTTGGTGTAATCCCACTCGAACTTGGAAAGACGACGAAGTTCCTTCTCAGCCACCTCTAGACGGCGACGCAATTCCAGAACTTCCTTTTTCATATCCCCCTTTAAAAAATGGTCAAAACCTCTATAAAGAGGTACATTTTTCAACCGCCCTTCAGGATAACCTCGGCTATCCTTTCCAGGGCCTTGGAGGAGGGTGCTTTTGGGGCCTGAAGGACCACTGGCCTACCGCTGGCTAATGACCTGGCCACCTCCTCATCCTCCGGTATCGTCCCCAGCAGTGGAAGTTCCAACAACCCCTCTATCTCCCTCAAGGGAAGGTCCGTGTCCTTCCCCACCACCCTGTTCACCACCAAACCGAGAGGCCTGACCTTGAACTTTTCCGCCATCCTCTTCACCTTCATGGCCTCCGCTACGGAGAGGGGATCGGGGTTGATCACCAAAACCATCTGGGAGGAAACCGTAAGGGCGGTGATGAAGTCCTGCTCGAAACCAGAGGGACAATCTATCAACACGTAATCCGCTCTTTTCGCGAGCTTCCTCACCACTATTTTCAAACGCTCTAACCTAATCTGTC
The nucleotide sequence above comes from Candidatus Hadarchaeales archaeon. Encoded proteins:
- the minD gene encoding cell division ATPase MinD yields the protein MKRIVLASGKGGVGRTTITANLGLALAKKGRSTLLVDACLSSPNLGLLFKLERAPYTLNDVLRGEIPPSDAIYEGPHGLKIVPSSPSGDLRGVDWNRLPPTLDSLGERVEFMLIDTPGGLRKETVATLRTGQEILLLTLPEITSLSDTLRTKVLLEFLGLRPQGILLNRVRGKDYEFPAGEIKRLLDLPILGEIPEDLNVRRAWRKGEPFLELYPRSPASKSLTELAEKLSRRLS
- the minD gene encoding cell division ATPase MinD; its protein translation is MMHVISFASGKGGTGKTMVVANLGICLAKRGRKVVALDADLTMANLGLLFGLEERFTLHDVLAGKAETEEALHEVFPKLEVLQGGLSLKDIGQIRLERLKIVVRKLAKRADYVLIDCPSGFEQDFITALTVSSQMVLVINPDPLSVAEAMKVKRMAEKFKVRPLGLVVNRVVGKDTDLPLREIEGLLELPLLGTIPEDEEVARSLASGRPVVLQAPKAPSSKALERIAEVILKGG